Proteins encoded together in one Pseudomonas arsenicoxydans window:
- a CDS encoding PsiF family protein, which translates to MKMLRVPLLMIGLLLCAQGFAATEQQNKMTTCNAEATAKSLKGDERKAFMSTCLKAAPAANDAKTLTPQQEKMKTCNADATAKALKGDARKAFMSDCLKKK; encoded by the coding sequence ATGAAGATGTTGCGTGTCCCTTTGTTGATGATCGGTTTACTGCTCTGCGCCCAAGGCTTCGCCGCCACTGAACAACAGAACAAGATGACCACCTGCAACGCCGAAGCCACTGCCAAAAGCCTCAAGGGCGATGAACGCAAAGCCTTCATGAGCACCTGCCTGAAAGCGGCGCCGGCCGCCAACGACGCCAAAACCCTTACACCTCAGCAAGAGAAGATGAAAACCTGCAACGCCGATGCCACCGCCAAAGCGCTGAAAGGCGATGCGCGCAAGGCGTTCATGAGTGATTGCCTGAAGAAAAAATAA
- a CDS encoding AraC family transcriptional regulator: MNSKHIDLLDFSELPAPVYFRYADFDAHRFASAHRHPWGTLEYSAHGVLHMEIGGSRFMSPPQYAVWVPPQTEHSFYSNQPINYRAVCLDPLLCRNLPPQACTLAISDILKAILKDFAARDVKVPEHEADQRLAQVLVDQLQQAPIHECYLPYASSSGLLGILEALQAEPGDNRPLADWAAQIHVSERTLARQCVRELGMSFGEWRQRLRFLAAIEALDSQRSIQEIAFDMGYSTGSAFIAMFQRQAGCTPEQYRRSHLESRKV; the protein is encoded by the coding sequence ATGAACAGTAAACACATCGACCTGCTGGATTTCAGCGAATTGCCGGCGCCGGTCTATTTTCGCTACGCCGATTTCGATGCGCACCGTTTTGCCTCGGCGCACCGTCATCCGTGGGGCACGCTGGAGTATTCGGCCCACGGCGTGCTGCACATGGAAATCGGCGGCAGCCGCTTCATGTCGCCGCCGCAATACGCGGTGTGGGTGCCGCCGCAGACTGAGCACAGTTTCTACAGCAACCAGCCGATCAACTATCGCGCCGTCTGCCTGGATCCGCTGTTGTGTCGCAATCTGCCGCCACAGGCCTGCACCCTGGCGATCAGCGACATTCTCAAGGCGATCCTCAAGGACTTCGCCGCCCGCGACGTGAAGGTTCCCGAGCACGAGGCCGACCAACGTCTGGCCCAAGTGCTGGTGGATCAGCTGCAACAGGCGCCTATCCACGAATGTTATTTGCCCTACGCCAGCAGCTCGGGCTTGCTCGGGATACTGGAAGCCTTGCAGGCTGAGCCTGGCGATAACCGGCCCTTGGCAGACTGGGCGGCGCAGATCCATGTCAGCGAGCGCACCCTTGCACGGCAATGTGTTCGGGAACTGGGCATGAGTTTTGGTGAATGGCGGCAACGCTTACGTTTTCTGGCGGCCATCGAAGCGCTGGACAGTCAACGCAGCATTCAGGAGATTGCCTTCGATATGGGCTACAGCACCGGCTCGGCGTTCATCGCCATGTTTCAGCGTCAGGCTGGCTGCACGCCTGAGCAGTATCGACGCAGCCACCTTGAAAGCAGGAAGGTGTAA
- a CDS encoding AI-2E family transporter — translation MPTFSQRHVLLLISWIIIFGGLLLVIPLRLLPSLLAGLLVFELVNMLTPQLQRLIEGRRARWLAVALLGTLVVSVLALIFAGAISFLLHEAENPGASLDKFMHVVDRARGQLPPFIDAYLPASAAEFRVAIGEWMSKHLSELQLVGKDAAHMFVTLLIGMVLGAIIALQRAPDVTKRKPLAAALFDRLHLVVQAFRNIVFAQIKISLLNTFFTAIFLVVVLPLFGIKLPLTKTLIVLTFLLGLLPVIGNLMSNTLITIVGLSLSIWVAVAALGYLIFIHKLEYFLNARIVGGQISAKSWELLLAMLVFEAAFGLPGVVAGPIYYAYLKSELRLIGMV, via the coding sequence ATGCCAACGTTTTCTCAACGTCACGTCTTGCTGCTTATCAGTTGGATCATCATCTTTGGTGGCTTGCTACTGGTGATCCCGCTGCGATTGCTGCCCAGCCTGCTGGCCGGGTTGTTGGTGTTCGAACTGGTCAACATGCTCACCCCACAGTTGCAGCGACTGATCGAAGGTCGGCGCGCGCGCTGGCTGGCGGTGGCGTTGCTGGGGACTTTAGTGGTCAGTGTGCTGGCGCTGATCTTTGCCGGTGCCATCAGCTTTCTGCTGCACGAGGCGGAAAACCCCGGCGCTTCCCTCGATAAATTCATGCACGTGGTCGACCGTGCACGCGGGCAACTGCCACCGTTCATCGATGCCTATCTGCCGGCCAGTGCAGCGGAATTTCGCGTGGCCATCGGCGAGTGGATGAGCAAGCACCTGAGCGAGTTGCAATTGGTGGGCAAGGACGCAGCGCACATGTTTGTGACGTTGCTGATCGGCATGGTGCTGGGCGCGATCATCGCCTTGCAACGCGCGCCGGACGTGACCAAGCGCAAACCACTGGCTGCCGCGCTGTTCGATCGCCTGCACCTGGTGGTCCAGGCGTTTCGTAATATCGTGTTTGCCCAGATCAAGATTTCCCTGCTCAACACCTTTTTTACCGCGATTTTCTTGGTGGTGGTCTTGCCCCTGTTCGGGATCAAGTTGCCGCTGACCAAAACCCTGATCGTGCTGACCTTCCTGCTTGGCTTGCTGCCGGTCATTGGCAACCTGATGTCAAACACGCTGATCACTATCGTCGGCTTGTCGCTGTCGATCTGGGTCGCCGTGGCGGCATTGGGTTATCTGATTTTTATCCACAAGCTCGAATACTTCCTCAACGCGCGCATCGTCGGCGGGCAGATCAGTGCCAAGTCGTGGGAGTTGCTGCTGGCGATGCTGGTGTTCGAGGCCGCGTTCGGCCTGCCGGGGGTGGTGGCGGGGCCGATTTATTACGCGTATCTGAAGAGCGAGTTGAGGCTGATCGGGATGGTTTGA
- a CDS encoding DMT family transporter — MAWLFLLIAAGFEVTFAMGMKYAEGFTRLWPSLITVFAAVGGIYFLTLAMRELPVSIAYPIWTAIGSLGTVFLGFALLGESLTALKLVSVGLIVAGVVGLK; from the coding sequence ATGGCCTGGCTGTTTCTGCTGATCGCCGCCGGGTTTGAAGTCACCTTCGCCATGGGCATGAAGTACGCCGAAGGCTTCACCCGGCTCTGGCCGTCGCTGATCACGGTGTTCGCCGCGGTGGGCGGGATTTACTTCCTGACCCTGGCCATGCGCGAGTTGCCGGTGAGCATCGCCTACCCGATCTGGACTGCCATCGGCTCACTGGGCACGGTGTTTCTGGGTTTTGCGCTGCTGGGCGAAAGCCTCACGGCGCTCAAACTGGTGTCGGTTGGGTTGATCGTGGCGGGCGTGGTGGGGCTGAAGTAA
- a CDS encoding esterase/lipase family protein: protein MSQGSATRYPLVLVPGMLGFVRLVLYPYWFGIISALRRGGATVFAVQVSPLNSSEVRGEQLLARIEEILRETGAEKVNLIGHSQGSLTARYAAAKRPDRVASVTSVAGPNHGSELADYLEKHYPEDSFRGRVLSVLLRWVGALMSLLETGYRGPKLPVDIPASHQALTSKGVALFNQRYPQGLPETWGGQGPEVVNGVRYYSWSGTLQPGKTDRGGNLFDGTNRSCRLFARTFVRETGHCDGMVGRYSSHLGTVIGDEYPLDHFDIVNQSLGLVGKGADPVRLFVEHAARLKAAGV from the coding sequence ATGTCGCAAGGTTCCGCTACGCGCTACCCGTTGGTGTTGGTCCCGGGGATGCTCGGATTCGTCCGCCTGGTGCTCTATCCGTATTGGTTCGGGATCATTTCGGCATTGCGCCGGGGCGGGGCGACGGTGTTTGCGGTGCAGGTCTCGCCACTCAATTCCAGCGAGGTGCGTGGCGAGCAGTTGCTGGCGCGGATTGAGGAGATCCTGCGCGAGACCGGCGCTGAAAAGGTCAACCTGATCGGTCATAGCCAAGGCTCGCTGACCGCGCGCTACGCGGCCGCCAAACGCCCGGATCGCGTGGCTTCGGTGACCTCGGTGGCCGGGCCGAATCATGGTTCCGAGCTTGCCGATTACCTGGAAAAACACTACCCGGAGGATAGCTTCAGGGGACGTGTGCTCAGCGTCTTGCTGCGCTGGGTCGGTGCGTTGATGAGCCTGCTGGAAACCGGTTATCGCGGACCGAAACTGCCTGTGGATATCCCGGCTTCGCATCAGGCACTGACCAGCAAGGGTGTGGCGCTGTTCAACCAGCGTTATCCACAGGGCCTGCCTGAAACCTGGGGCGGGCAGGGCCCGGAGGTGGTCAACGGCGTGCGGTATTACTCGTGGTCGGGGACGTTGCAGCCGGGCAAGACCGATCGCGGCGGTAACCTGTTCGACGGGACAAATCGCAGTTGTCGGTTGTTTGCCAGAACCTTTGTGCGCGAAACCGGGCATTGCGACGGGATGGTCGGGCGTTACAGCTCGCACCTGGGGACGGTGATTGGCGATGAGTATCCGCTGGATCACTTCGACATCGTCAACCAGTCGCTGGGACTGGTGGGCAAAGGGGCTGATCCGGTGCGGTTGTTTGTCGAGCATGCGGCCCGGCTGAAAGCGGCAGGGGTCTAG
- a CDS encoding FMN-dependent NADH-azoreductase, with product MSKILAVHASPRGERSHSRRLAEVFLAAWQARNPQSQLTRREVGRALIPAVNEAFVAAAFYPEPHARPLSMQADLAFSDQLVGELLGHDLLVISTPMHNFSVPSGLKAWIDQIVRLGLTFNHTLDNGVAQYEPLVQGKKALIVTSRGGFGFGPGGELEAMNHADPLLRTALGFIGITDITVVAAEGEESAARTFEISAAEAEQRLLALAREF from the coding sequence CCGGCGTCTGGCCGAGGTGTTTCTGGCGGCCTGGCAGGCACGCAATCCACAGTCGCAGTTGACGCGTCGCGAAGTCGGTCGGGCATTGATTCCAGCGGTGAACGAAGCTTTTGTCGCCGCCGCGTTTTACCCCGAGCCCCATGCCCGGCCGTTGTCGATGCAAGCCGACCTGGCGTTCAGCGATCAACTGGTCGGTGAGTTGCTGGGCCACGATCTGCTGGTGATCTCTACGCCGATGCACAACTTCAGCGTGCCCAGTGGCCTCAAGGCCTGGATCGATCAGATTGTGCGGCTCGGATTGACCTTCAATCACACCCTGGACAACGGCGTCGCCCAGTACGAGCCGTTGGTGCAGGGCAAAAAAGCCCTGATCGTCACCAGCCGTGGCGGGTTCGGCTTCGGCCCGGGTGGCGAGCTGGAGGCGATGAACCATGCCGACCCGTTACTGCGCACAGCACTGGGATTCATCGGCATCACCGACATCACCGTGGTCGCCGCCGAGGGCGAGGAGTCTGCCGCGCGCACTTTCGAGATCTCGGCGGCGGAGGCCGAGCAGCGTTTACTGGCGCTGGCCAGGGAGTTCTAG
- a CDS encoding DMT family transporter, producing MQYAYPLLAIFIWAGNTVITKMSAGAIFPAEIGFYRWLLAGLLFTPFMFKPVIAHWPSIRPNLGKIFILGVLGMAVYQSLAYFAASLTSATNMGIILSLMPLMSLAMAIVSLGQRLTAGALAGAVLSFAGVLVVVSSGSLGVMLEHGINLGDAMMLIATLAYAIYSTLLKKWQLRLPPLVLLYLQVLVAVVVLFPLFIVSPKTGLTLQNIPLVLYACLLASMIAPLAWMQAVVRLGPSRTTLFFNLLPLITALIAALVLHEQLALYHLVGGVLTLGGVILSERWTTVLGRRVNVA from the coding sequence ATGCAATACGCTTATCCCCTGCTGGCCATTTTCATCTGGGCTGGTAATACCGTGATCACCAAAATGTCGGCCGGGGCGATCTTCCCCGCCGAGATCGGCTTCTATCGCTGGCTGCTGGCCGGATTGCTGTTCACGCCGTTCATGTTCAAGCCGGTGATTGCCCATTGGCCGTCGATCCGCCCGAATCTGGGCAAGATCTTCATCCTCGGAGTGCTCGGGATGGCGGTCTATCAGAGCCTGGCGTACTTCGCCGCGAGCCTGACGTCGGCCACCAACATGGGGATCATCCTGTCGCTGATGCCACTGATGTCGCTGGCCATGGCGATTGTCAGCCTCGGCCAGCGCCTGACGGCGGGCGCGCTGGCCGGCGCGGTGTTGTCGTTTGCCGGCGTGCTGGTGGTGGTGTCGTCCGGCAGCCTCGGCGTAATGCTTGAACACGGGATAAACCTGGGCGACGCAATGATGCTGATCGCCACTCTGGCCTACGCGATCTACAGCACGCTGCTGAAAAAATGGCAGCTGCGCCTGCCGCCGCTGGTGTTGCTGTATTTGCAGGTGCTGGTGGCGGTGGTGGTGCTGTTTCCGCTGTTTATTGTTTCACCGAAGACCGGCCTGACACTGCAGAACATTCCGCTGGTGCTGTACGCCTGCCTGCTGGCTTCGATGATCGCGCCGTTGGCGTGGATGCAGGCCGTGGTGCGCCTGGGGCCAAGCCGGACCACGCTGTTTTTCAATCTGCTGCCGTTGATCACCGCGCTGATAGCAGCGCTGGTGCTGCATGAGCAACTGGCGCTGTATCACCTGGTAGGCGGGGTGTTGACGTTGGGTGGGGTGATACTGTCGGAGCGTTGGACCACCGTGTTAGGCCGCAGGGTCAATGTTGCCTGA
- a CDS encoding Hsp70 family protein: protein MKNASPARACGIDFGTSNSTVGWLRPGMETLIALEDDKITLPSVVFFNMEERRPVYGRLALHEYLEGYEGRLMRSLKSLLGSKLIKHDTSVLGTAMPFKDLLGLFIGQLKKRAETAAGREFEEVVLGRPVFFVDDDEMADQEAENTLVDVARAIGFKDVSFQYEPIAAAFDYESTIEKEELVLIVDIGGGTSDFSLVRLSPERRNHDNRHDDILATGGVHIGGTDFDKQLSLQGLMPLFGYGSRMKSGAYMPTSHHMNLATWHTINSVYSQKSTLALGSMRYDIEDTGGIDRLFKLIDQRAGHWLAMEVEETKIQLTHADSRHVPLDRIEPGLSVELSRALFESAIDNLLERVRNSVTQLLNDANVRVDQVDTVFFTGGSSGIPALRNSVSAMLPNAQHVEGNIFGSIGSGLAIEAMKRYGTMD, encoded by the coding sequence ATGAAAAACGCATCTCCAGCCCGTGCCTGCGGTATCGACTTCGGCACGTCCAACTCCACCGTCGGCTGGCTGCGCCCCGGCATGGAAACGCTGATCGCGCTGGAGGACGACAAGATCACCCTGCCCTCGGTGGTCTTCTTCAATATGGAAGAACGCCGCCCGGTATACGGACGGCTGGCGCTGCACGAGTACCTGGAAGGCTACGAAGGCCGGTTGATGCGCTCGCTCAAGAGCCTGCTCGGCTCCAAGCTGATCAAGCACGACACCAGCGTCCTCGGCACTGCGATGCCGTTCAAGGACCTGCTGGGCCTGTTCATCGGTCAGTTGAAGAAGCGCGCCGAGACTGCCGCCGGTCGGGAGTTCGAGGAAGTGGTGCTGGGTCGCCCGGTGTTTTTCGTCGATGACGATGAAATGGCCGACCAGGAAGCCGAGAACACTCTGGTGGACGTGGCACGCGCCATCGGCTTCAAGGATGTGTCATTCCAGTACGAACCGATTGCGGCGGCGTTCGACTATGAGTCGACCATCGAAAAAGAAGAGTTGGTGCTGATCGTCGACATCGGCGGTGGTACCTCCGACTTCTCGCTGGTGCGCCTGTCGCCAGAGCGCCGCAACCACGACAACCGCCATGACGACATCCTTGCCACCGGCGGCGTGCACATCGGCGGGACCGATTTCGACAAGCAGTTGAGCCTGCAAGGGCTGATGCCGCTGTTCGGCTACGGCAGCCGCATGAAGAGCGGCGCCTACATGCCGACCAGCCACCACATGAACCTGGCGACCTGGCACACCATCAACTCGGTGTACTCGCAGAAGTCGACCCTGGCCCTGGGCAGCATGCGTTACGACATCGAAGACACCGGCGGCATCGACCGCCTGTTCAAGCTGATCGACCAGCGTGCCGGTCACTGGCTGGCCATGGAAGTGGAAGAAACCAAGATCCAACTGACCCACGCCGACAGCCGCCATGTGCCGCTGGACCGCATCGAGCCGGGATTGAGCGTTGAGCTGAGCCGGGCGCTGTTCGAATCGGCCATCGACAACCTGCTGGAGCGCGTGCGCAACAGCGTGACCCAACTGCTGAACGACGCCAACGTGCGCGTCGATCAGGTCGATACGGTGTTCTTCACCGGTGGTTCGAGCGGGATTCCGGCGCTGCGCAACAGCGTGTCGGCGATGTTGCCGAACGCGCAGCATGTGGAAGGGAACATCTTTGGCAGTATCGGCAGTGGCCTGGCGATTGAGGCGATGAAGCGTTACGGCACGATGGACTGA